Proteins encoded together in one Prunus dulcis chromosome 3, ALMONDv2, whole genome shotgun sequence window:
- the LOC117622293 gene encoding alpha/beta hydrolase domain-containing protein 17B produces the protein MGAVTSSMAAKFAFFPPNPPSYGLEKEEESGKLKMTGVGTRENVDVLKLKTKRGNDVVAVYIRNPSAKLTVLHSHGNAADLGQMYELFSELSLHLRVNLLGYDYSGYGQSTGKPSEQNTYADIEAAYRCLVERYGAKEEDVILYGQSVGSGPTLDLATRLPRLRAVVLHSPIMSGLRVMYPVKRTYWFDIYKNIDKIPLVSCPVLVIHGTADDVVDWSHGKQLWEHCKEKYEPLWIKGGNHCDLELYPQYIKHVKKFVSAVEKYPHLRNGFGPITDQPENPRRSTDTREKSCSTTDQRENCRPSTDHRENPRLSTDHREKSRASTDKRERSRKSTDHPEKASNSMDQPEKARNSIDRFGEMFRSVGLCNIDCFKPTATSA, from the exons ATGGGAGCAGTCACGTCGTCAATGGCAGCCAAGTTCGCGTTTTTCCCACCGAACCCGCCGTCGTACGGActggagaaggaggaggagagtgGGAAGCTGAAGATGACTGGGGTAGGGACCAGGGAAAACGTGGACGTTTTGAAGCTGAAGACCAAGAGAGGGAACGACGTCGTGGCGGTGTACATAAGGAATCCGTCGGCGAAGCTCACAGTTTTACACTCGCACGGGAACGCAGCTGATCTGGGTCAGATGTACGAGTTGTTCAGCGAGCTCAGTCTTCACCTCCGAGTCAACTTGTTGGG GTATGACTATTCGGGGTACGGACAATCTACTGGGAAG CCAAGTGAGCAAAACACTTATGCAGACATAGAAGCTGCATATAGATGCCTTGTGGAGAGGTACGGTGCGAAGGAGGAAGATGTTATCTTATATGGGCAATCAGTTGGTAGTGGGCCCACTCTAGATCTAGCAACCCGGTTACCAAGATTGAGGGCGGTGGTTCTTCACAGTCCGATCATGTCTGGTCTTCGTGTCATGTATCCGGTGAAGCGGACATACTGGTTTGACATTTATAAG AACATTGACAAAATACCCTTGGTCAGTTGTCCTGTTCTGGTGATTCAT GGGACGGCTGATGATGTTGTGGATTGGTCCCATGGCAAGCAGCTTTGGGAACATTGTAAGGAGAAGTATGAGCCATTATGGATAAAAGGAGGGAATCATTGTGACTTGGAGCTCTACCCACAATACATAAAGCATGTCAAGAAGTTTGTATCAGCTGTTGAGAAATATCCACATCTTAGAAATGGATTTGGGCCAATTACGGATCAACCAGAAAATCCACGCAGAAGCACTGACACTAGGGAGAAATCTTGTTCCACTACAGATCAACGAGAGAATTGTAGACCAAGTACCGACCACAGAGAAAACCCTAGGCTGAGCACAGATCACAGAGAGAAGTCAAGGGCCAGCACtgataagagagagagatcaagaAAGAGTACGGATCACCCAGAAAAAGCAAGTAATAGCATGGATCAGCCAGAGAAAGCACGAAATAGCATTGACCG CTTTGGAGAGATGTTCAGATCAGTCGGATTGTGCAATATTGATTGTTTTAAGCCCACAGCTACTAGTGCATGA